tgcaaaggGACCCACCTATCACTGTCGCCTGCTGTAGCTGCTAGGGCGTCGTGCATATGATTCCCGTGTGAAGCGAGCGTGAGAAGCAGCAGGCGTAGGCACAGACAGTCCCGTGTGCTCGATACGGAGCAGGGTGCAGGCAGTCCCCACGTGCGCACGGAAAACGGAGCTGAAGCGGGCGATTCCCATGTGCAAGCGGATGGTGCGGACAGACGCCCAGCCTAGGAAACGAAGGTGGCGCGGGAAAGGGAGACGCACGCCGGCGTGGACGTCAGGACACACGCGTCTATGTCATGGTCCGAACGCTAGCATCTCCCAGATAAAGATGAACAAGGTAATCGTCTAGTACGTATATTTCGGATGGCTCTGTTTAAAGCTTGAGCTTCTGAAATGCAGACATACAGTGTACAGTAATACAGTATGCTCGTACCAGTGGGCCTATATAACATATAAAATGGGCCAGACTGCAATTAAGCACCTGAGGGTGGTTGGGCCAAGCAGAATTTGTTAACAGGTCCAGTTCTAAACTCGGCGCCAAAGCAAAAATTTAGCGTGGCTTCCGAAACTCCCGCCAAGATTTTGGGCTTTCGACATTCTGAGGACATCGCGCCCAGGCAGTTGAAAAGAACCAAGACGCTCGAAACTGAAGCCATGTTGATGTTTCCAGCACAGTGAGGAACCGCAGAACGGCTCGCATTTTGCTGCGTGCCAAATCTCATCTCCCACCAAGGCAACCTCAAGTTCGGAAACTGGAAATTAAAGCCAAACAGAATGCAGAGAACTTTGTATTTGGAGAAATTGAAAGCGAAGCTGTCAATATGCTTGAAACTGAAGCGAAGTGGGGACGAAGTTTTGAAGGCTACAGTGAACAAATCACTCACAAGAAGCCATGTTTACAACACAGCGAAGAACAACGGGCGTTTTGCTGTACCAAATCTCAGTCTCCCAGCGAGGCACCTCAACTTCAGAAACTGGAAATTGACCACAGGACGCAGGAAATGATAACAGAACACGAAATTTCCAAGACTGCGGCAAATACAAGTTCAGAACGAAAGCGAAATTCAGTTAAATATACCAGGATACATTTCCCATATATTTGCAATCAGAAATTGCAAAGATCAACAGCCACAGCACCACAACAGGTTACTTCTTACATAAATCTGACGACTAGAGATGAACAAAGAGCAGACGCAGGGGCTACTACCGCCGCTGCAACACGACCGCACTACTACTTCATGAACGGAACTGAGGCAGATCCCATCGCTCCCCTAGGAGCTGGTGAACTTGGTGACGGCCTTGGTGCCCTCGGAGACGGCGTGCTTGGCGAGCTCGCCAGGGAGGACGAGGCGGACGGAGGTCTGGATCTCGCGGGACGTGATGGTGGGCTTCTTGTTGTACCGCGCCAGCTTGGCCGCCTCCGCCGCCAGCTTCTCGAAGATGTCGTTGATGAAGGAGTTCATGATGGACATGGCCTTGGACGAGATGCCGATGTCCGGGTGCACCTGCTTCAGCACCTTGAAGATGTAGATCTTGTACGTCTCCACCGACTTCTtcgccttcttcttccctttcttctctccGCCTTCCTTGCCGGCCGGGAGTCGCTTCTCGGCCTTGGGCTTCTTCCCCGCCGGGGCCTTCTCCGTCGCCGGCTCCTCTTCCGCCGGCTTCTTCGCCGCGGGCTTCTTCTCGGCCTTGGGCGCCATGGGGATCGGGCGGTGGGTTCGGGATTGAGCTTCTCCTCGACGGTATCGGGGAGGCGGGGGCAGCTTTGTGGAATGGTTGCTGGAATGCTGGGTGAGGAAGCTGGCTGCTGGGGGCGCGGCTTTATAGGGGGTCGGAGGTGGGTTCCGGTGGACGGATGGGATGCGGATCGCTGTCGTGGGGGCTGGGAGCAGCGCGGATCGGTGacgtggagggtgagggtgaggGCCCAGACGTTGCTAGGAGGTTTCGACTGTTCGTTCGCCTGGCgggagtattttttttttctttttggcgcCAATGATTCCGGGTCCGGTTGTCAGTGCGAGGACCCAATGCGAAAAATCGGGAGGCCAATCGGCGAGGATTCGGAATTCGGAGGACTGGCAGGCTTACTTTCGGTGTGTGTTCGAAATATTCTGTAAAGAAAAATACTCCCTGCGTTTTCTTAAATATATGTGGAGATAATTCATTCAAACATAAAATTAAACATAGTACATATGCACTAAAAATAAGCTCATTAGTTTGTCATATACGTTATATATTTAAAAATGATAAAATATAACGTTGACATGCCATgcaacccatatatatatatatatatatatatatatatatatatatatatatatatatatatatatatatatatatatatatatatatatatatatatatatatatatatatatatatattttgtggCATTGTGACGCCCACGAACCCTACCCAAATACCCACAGGACAATACCATACAAGAGGGCCTCCGTTTAGTCAAATTGAGTATTAACTTTGAATCATAAACATACTCTAAATATGTGCGTAAAGCTGAGCCATCCTCACAGACACTGTAGGTAGGACAAACGGGAGCAGCTGAACAAATAGCAACCAAAAATTAACACCCAGACTTTGCGGGGTAAGCAAAGTGACTTGTTATCATAGACCACGAACACGAAAATCATAGATCCAAAATTGTTTCTCGACCTTTTGAATTGAATTTTTGCATGTGAATTGTGCACAAGGTACTTCCAACCACTAGTTAGCCGATCCTTCGATTCCCACCACATATCATCAACCGTCAAAGAACACATATGCATTGTATGTCAACACAACAATATGCCAGCTACCATGAGCAAATTTATCCAATCTTCAACAAACGACACCGGTAGAAAGCAAGATCAGAACCAATCAGCTCATATCGTAAGAGGAATACCGAATCACATGTAGATGCAACGATTTACTTGGGAATCTCTTGTGGGAAAAAACCACAGGCAATGCCAAGCAAGCAATCCACTGTAATATGGAGATACAAGAGATGAGAGCCAACAAGGTTTGGGAAGCTCGAAATCCCCACCAATTTCACTCTCTAATGGATAGATTTGGTAGATTAAAGTCTCACCCCTCAAATCTTTCATATCCCTCTCTTGACCCCAGGAGGGGAAGAACAAGCACCATAAGATGCAGAGGGAGCTCGTGATGCCCTTTTTGGGCTGGTTGGGACACTTTGGAAAATGTCCTCAAAACTGTATATTATCACAAATAAGTCCCTAGACACCTAACCAAACATATaagcaacattttgcataaatgtAATTGCTCAAATAAGCCTCAAATGGTGTCAATAGGAGCTGCATCATCATAGACACCAAGGCTTAGCAACCAGCAAATCACACCATATAAAATCAATAGGAAAAGGCATAATTGAGCCTTCTCTTTATATGTACTAGTAAAATAAAACATGGAATTAATTAATTGTGTGCAATGTAATCATGGTGCAAATATTCCTAATCCTATTCAAACACTCTCAACATACTAGAGAAGCTAAACTAAATGTAATATAGAAACATTCAAAATATTCCATATTCTTGCCTTAATATTTGGTCGGTCATAGTTGCTTTTTTAGGTCATGCTACCTTCTGGAGTCGGGTCAATGGGGAGGCCATCACTTGATGGTGGTGTGGTTTTCAAGAAGGGGTTTTTGATGACCATTTCAACGAACTCAGGCCCCCCATCCGGCCATGACATGGGTGCTCCAGGCCCTTTTGCAGCAGCCCCTTTAGCATTTGCTTTGGGGACCTTGGCAGACCCCTTGGTGGCTGCCTCATAAGTCTTGGCGGGCGCATCCCCCTTAGCGTCTGCTTTGTGGTCCTTGGATGACCCTTTGGTGGCTGCATCAGGCATCTTGACGGGCGCATCCCCCTTAGTGCCTGCTTTGTTGTCCTTAGCAGACCCCTTGGTGGCGGCTTCAGGCGCCTTGGCGGGTGCATCCCCTTCTTTGGTTGCTTCATGTCCCTTGGCTGTTGTGCTCGTCGGAGATTTGGTCGCATAAACAAATGGTGTCGCCATCACGGAGACATAGACCGCTAGAATGAACAATGTGACGGCGAGGTTGTGCGCCATTGTCTATTGAGGTATTTTCTATTAGCAGATCACTCAGTGGTATGAAAGACAAGTCTGGTGTGTTTTTTTATTTAGATTTAGAAAAAGTGGTGCCTCGCTAACAGAATTTAAGAAGGTGAGCAAGACCGCGAGAATGGTGGCACGCCACAATTGACATAATTTCATTTGTGGTTATGCACGCCGTGCGTGAGGGTTGAGGTTATTTTTGGTGAATCCACACTTCACGCTCGTCTATTGGGAACGTAGTCTATAGTAAATTTGGTTGGTTCTTCTAACCTCGTGCATGTATGCTAGAATGTTCATGCAAATACATGTTGTGTCATTTAGCATAGCAGATATAAAAATAGATGAACTGTTTGAGTGGCATCAAGATTACTGTTTTCATGTGTTACAAAATAGCCCAAGATATGGATGTGTTCAGGTTTGTGGGTGATGCCATATTTTGGCCAAGGACAAGCTAGTATTTTCATTGGAATTGAGGCATGCCTGTGTCCAACATTTGGTTTTGCATTTTGGCGCTTAAAGCAAAGCTGAAAATGGCATGTCCAATTCTTGTGATCttttttcataatacaaaatgCTTTCGGTGTCGCTAGAATATGCAACATGGTCTATAAGTGAGTGCTGTATGTGTTAATAAGGAATGATCCATCTGATAAATACAAGATGTTTGGATGTAACAGATGGCAGAAGGTGGAGATTCGCAAATAGCAAAGTGCTATAAATTTCAATAACAATGTACATATTATTATGACTTCGCACTATGAAAACTAGAAGGATACACCAGACGTTGCTAGGAAACTTTCTTAGAAATAAAATTGTTGCATGTATGATTTAAACCTACTTATTTTTACACTCATCCTTATCAAAATTGGGCAAGACAGTGAAATaatctaataaaaaaactaacatAATTAGATTGAATTATGAGATGTTGGAACGACAAATTAAACAAATAGCAATATATGGATGCCTTCTATATTTCTTATAATAAAAAACTAACAAAATTGGATCGAATTATAAGATGATTGGAGACAAAAACAAATAGCAATACCTTCAGCCCCAGAGCACTAAGATGGCAATTAGCATTGCTGAGGTTTCACTTTCATTTTAGAATTATCTGATATTCGGAAGCTTGATTTCAGTTATCAACACTTTCTTTTTATTTGCGTCTCTAAATCCTGTATGCCCTATGTACTATTTAATCTCATGGCAACAATTGGCACCGCATAGCATTGGCTATCTTGTACGTGTATGCTCGGCATAAGTTTTAAGCATTGCTGGTTCGTGGGTTTGGCAGCCAACTTATGTTTGGGTAGTTTGTTGTAGTAGTGGGCAGCGGTGGTTTTAAGTTGTGGTGCCTTGTGGTACGTGGTGCATGTTGTTGTTTACCAGACCGGATGTTGAGTTAAAGTTGCTattgtaatttttttttctatagatAGCCTCTAAGGATTACCTGCTTGCATTTCTTTTATATCAATAAATACAGAAGCATTGTGGTGGTGTTTTTAAGGAAACAACTATAATCCGACCTGAAGAACTCATGTACCCCATAAGAACTTGCAAACAAATCCCAACAAAGAGAATGCCTGTTAGATTTGTATACAGATTGATTAGTATCAAAGGCTGGTTATACAAGCTGTTCAATTGCAGAATGACCGTTACATTACTGTACAAGTTGCTTAGTTTCAGAAATCCGATGTCGATATACATCCAGATACAAATTGATTACACATAACGCGTGGCATTGCTCATTCAAAacagaaaaaatgatgtcatcacCACAAAATTAAAGGGCGTAGCACGCAATATATTGGGTGACCCATATTGTTTCATACATGAACAAAATTATTAAAATAGGAGAGagaggaaagaaaaacaaaataacaattaGGCAAGCACATTCCATGCATTTGCCGCGCGCACCCATGCACACGTAGCATCAGGGTGCAGCACATTATTCCAAAGAATCAAAAGGGAACTCGATCGCCGTAGAGACGGAGCGAGATCTCTGCCGCGCCGGGCAGCTAGTCGGAAGAGCTGCTGCTGGAGGGTGCCTCCGACGACGACTCCGGGGACGAGGCGGAGTCGGGGCCGGGAGCGGGAGCGGGCGCGTCGGAGGACTCCATGGACCTGCCCTCGACGACGTCGACGCGGGCCGCGTCCGCGGACGGCGCCACCGCGACGGCGACCAGGAGGAGCACGACGAGGAACACGCAAGCGCGGGCCATTATTGCTAGCTGCTGCCTTGGCGAATGGCGGCTTGGTGGCGGTGCGTCGGACCGAGTGGCCGGTGCAGTGGCTGCTTTCTTGCTTGGTTTGCTTGCTTGCTGTGTGTTGCGATTGCGATGACGGTACCGGggtggggcggggcggggcgcggTGTTTATATACGAGACCGGCCGTGTGTGTGGCTATTTTTAGGGGAGGGGAGGCCGTTCCCTGCAGCTCCAGGCGCGACAAGCGTTTGGTGGCCTGTAGCTCCGCGTATCGTGTGGTCGCGCACGACTCGGGAGCGGTCACGGATGCACAAGTCTCGGCCATCTGCCACACGCCCAAAATGGACTCGTGAGAAGAAACAGAGAAGCCGCATGCGGCACGCCATAGCTACGGAATTGGCAAGCAGAGGACCTGGACACGCTCTCCAGGCTGCCCCTATCGCAGCAGGCTTGGGAAGAACTCCAAGAGCTGCAAAACCAGCTGGATTTTTTTTTGAATGCCTTGGGTACAGCTGTTCGTACACACGCACACCCACTCAACACACGCACACAACTCATACCACCTGTATACAAAAAAACCTATAACTACACCCAGATCTGAAGACCGCGTCCTTCTTgagatcaccgaaatccactgaTTCCGTAGGCGACGGGCACGTCACGATCCTACTGTGGCATCACGCGCGAGAGGTAGAAATCCCGGGAAAATCTCGAGCAACGGTGAGGCACGCGAGTCGATCAGGGATCGAACTCGGGTGGGCTGCTCGCACGCTGGCGCAGCTAGCCAACCGAGCCTCAGCTCGGTCCTCAACCAGCTGGAATTGATACCCTATGATGAAAATAGCAGAGATTGTTGGTCGCTTATGCGGGGGTGGAAGCTATTCATCAAATAAACTTTACGATAAGGTGTTCATTACTCTGGAGGTACATCCACTGTTCTCTTGGGTTTGGAAGTCAAAATCTACGCCGAGAGTGAAATTTTTTGCTTGGCTAATACCGGTTCAACACCAAGGTCATGCTGAGGAGAAGGAACTTGGACACACGGGACCATGTCAAGTACGTCACGTGCAACATTGGCATTGAGGAAGACATTGACCACCTTCTTTTGTCTATGCAATTAGTAAATTTTTCCATGTAAGTATAACTTCTTTTGTTTATAATTAAAAAGTTTGAAGTGTTGTGGGGACCTCCCCCACAGTTTTGTTTACCCTTAAAAAAAAGAACTTGCAAACAAATCCCAACAAGAGAATACCTGCTAAATGATTATACAAATTGATTAATTTCAGAAGCTGGTTTTACAAGATGTTTATTTTCAGAGTGCCTGTGACATTATTATACAAGTTGCTTAGTTTCAGAAGTCCAATGTCGATACACAACATGCGTAATGCGTGGCGTTGAACTGAAAGACGATGTCATGAAAACAAAATTAAAGGGCGTAGCACGTACGCACTAATATTGGGTGACGCATGTTACATTATACATGAACAAAAAACAGACAGAGGAAAGGAAAAACAGATAGTCAAAGCACATTCCATGCGTTTGCCGCGCGCACCCATGCACATATCATCAGGGTGAAGCACATTATTCCAGAGAATCGTAGTTTTGCCGGATCGCCGTAGATGTATGGAGATCTCTGCCACGCCGGGCGGCTAGTCGGAAGAGCTGCTGCTGGAGGGTGCCTCCGAGATTTTTTTTAAcaatttttgtaaactaattttaaatctaatatttttttctttaaaactaatacttttggccgcgcctattgtcatGGCGCTGCATGGTGACGCGGCGAAGACCGGGGCCTCTGACCGGTGACgtgagaattttttttaattttaacactttttgaaaactaattttaaatctaacactgtctgttttttttaaactaacacttttggccgcgcctattgccatggcgcggccaaaagccgcgccatgcatggtggcgcggcagggggctgacgtggcgacgatcggaaaggctgaccgttgacgtggcagggccggtgaagggtcgagatggcgactagagggggggtgaatagtcttttctaaaacttaatcgcgtcggctaaccgatacaaatgcagaattagaactatcggtctagccaagactataacccactatatatgttcactagcaccttgcaaagataacaattatgcaacaaaggtgccgggctagttagagctctcctaaacaattctaggagcaaggttacacaaacctatgccactagtactttaagcaacaaggaagcttctacacatactagtaagcaaaagcacaaagctaactaagcttactagcaatgctcaataacaaggcaatcaatgcCTAATTAgcgagcgcaaatacttagctacacaaactaagcaatgtgactaacaaggttactaaaaccaaattagccacgcaagagagctacttctatgctatacaagcaagaaggtaattagcaagctacacaagctatctaattacaagagcaactacacaagcttaatatgtataaaagtaatagcAAGctttgtgtaatggggatgcaaaccaacgggaagaacaaggttgacacgatgatttttctcccgaggttcacgtgtttgccaacacgctagtccccgttgtgtcgaccgctcacttggtggttcggcggctaattagcatcacccgctaagcccgcacgtcgggcgccgcaagaacctaccccttgagtgagggtagctcaatgacacgctttactagagttgctcttcgcggctcccgcggggcgagcacaatgcccctcacaagcacttctctggagcgctgcacaagcttcttgcgcgcttcgacggagaccaccaccaagccgtctaggaggtggcaacctccaagagtaacaagcaccaccgacttgcaactcgatcacctagtgccactcgatgcaacatcacgatgcaatcgcactagaatcgctcactcacacaatcggatgatcgctatcaaatatatgtgtgatggagggctcctaagcactctcaagcatggacacaaagtcccccaaggtgctcagcaccagccatggccgaaggccacttctatttatagcaccaagggctaaactagccgttaccccttcactgggcaacggtcgagccgaccggacgctccggtcgtgttgaccggacgctggaccccagcgtccggtcgctcgcagacgaccacgtgtcccggttccaacggtcacttgacctgaccggacgctccagcttcaactgaccggacgctggaccttcagcgtccggtcatttccagtaagctcccgagcatgaccggatgcgtccggtcgaacgcgatcggacgcagcaccagcgtccggtcactctccagctactgctacactccacgtcagcgcgaccggacgcaggtagtcagcgtccggtgcttttggatccagcgtccggtcacttgaccaacgctggcatctcctccattttcttcacccttgctcaagtgtgctaaccacaagaatttgcatccgacgcaatagaaaatagacattctattttcccgaaagcgccgaatcctgccgagcttgcgaggcgggattcggcgctttcgggaaaatagaatgtctattttctattgcgctgaatcccgccgagcaagctcggcgggagggagagagggacccaaacccatctcaaccctgcaaacaccaccgcctttgtaaatgtgccaacaccaccaagtgtacaccaccatgtgtatgtgtgttagcatttttacaatcatttcccaaaggatgttagccactcaacttgccacgccactcgatcctagcgacaatgcaaagttagatcactcgagtggcactagatgaccgatatgcaaacaagtttgcccctcttgatagtacggccatctatcctaaacccagtcataaacttctctacacacctatgaccggtgaaatgaaatgccctaggttatacctttgccttgcgcattccattccatctcctccaatg
This DNA window, taken from Miscanthus floridulus cultivar M001 chromosome 13, ASM1932011v1, whole genome shotgun sequence, encodes the following:
- the LOC136498983 gene encoding uncharacterized protein, whose translation is MAHNLAVTLFILAVYVSVMATPFVYATKSPTSTTAKGHEATKEGDAPAKAPEAATKGSAKDNKAGTKGDAPVKMPDAATKGSSKDHKADAKGDAPAKTYEAATKGSAKVPKANAKGAAAKGPGAPMSWPDGGPEFVEMVIKNPFLKTTPPSSDGLPIDPTPEGSMT
- the LOC136500998 gene encoding histone H2B.1-like: MAPKAEKKPAAKKPAEEEPATEKAPAGKKPKAEKRLPAGKEGGEKKGKKKAKKSVETYKIYIFKVLKQVHPDIGISSKAMSIMNSFINDIFEKLAAEAAKLARYNKKPTITSREIQTSVRLVLPGELAKHAVSEGTKAVTKFTSS